A part of Brettanomyces bruxellensis chromosome 3, complete sequence genomic DNA contains:
- a CDS encoding uncharacterized protein (SECRETED:SignalP(1-30)) yields MLLWHLQQTSLKIVMLLLLLLAALMKETTAAFVSSKSCGDHSLYKFSSFLTNASYFKDTGMLDFQLRAFALADIFDVNTTTNMYTTMHLTITYVDEVLVSKYLRLCDFVDVNHMTSYYVPSGVFSGIDHLFTRGGTATQTITTLIELNGTKTSTSIVEKSTVAKVTDSLVNKTADDTDILPVGIQKRLYDQSFGTSRVNSSGIYSQPWNPSFITKFLEPSEIPTSRFGNAKYRTTYHKKENSLEAVQAFTFPDSIRTVEVVESTTVTPYAQIPTQSAASAYNSTSTSCPIFKDNEITISISEHVGHRSAMGSFEIIVEIIDPDAEHETIGCTSSFISIVQEKTLSDGLTIFFAVLLAFIFISNITNIFLSPYQDSEDVYLMPAAMICNAPLLNQVTPSFVDFFRYLQFIFFMVALNLHYPGFLSPLVGSFRWVALLGVKSISNDSSGDVYQTIYSGGLKSLLDGSGTHPMSIQWGWLIGDFFILVGSYIIIHNTLFGVIYLIKKLKRKSVGGYSRRRFIYYNVGVLLSSFLTLATIPLLSISLYVVSTAQSSPYGGPRMGDHFYTWCVATASIILALYIIAVLFFGLRYVYFKRSRKILYTKLSVMLLWNWIYSGFNVSKVSFVLIDQIETLAFAIAIGCLQASGVAQLCVIIISKSAYLLLLIIYKPYYSQTRMNRVKIACSTASLVICFLHIPFIFSLNRSECVRTRFVWAISIIHLVVIICLFVFPTLHNIYLCYRLYRKYRLGDKGTDIPDYRERGDLIEIPFYSDNCSLFTAETFADLATMPPLSPSVSQLLHVNSSTQGITENRDDEAEIVLVSSTPYHQRTTKDWTEREVDFYYNAQRVLDPDPEVRQLWEERGRKLQVAKNAIASKTMEKVQTQMSNIRIENLDGTNNFLKRVRQFGFGSLISGRFRVKRQQPKSFEVIRPHQRIIKHQGGGVLGSDNSVESATIMNTSDCDDDEKNAPESDLSANKHNSLGSTAAGSISDESILVTPISATNKYRLRVVNTASFSSTNDTSDC; encoded by the coding sequence ATGCTGCTGTGGCATTTACAGCAAACATCTTTAAAGATTGTTATGCTGCTTTTATTGCTGCTAGCAGCGTTAATGAAGGAAACAACTGCTGCATTTGTCAGTTCCAAGTCATGTGGCGATCATTCTTTATACAAATTTTCGAGCTTTCTCACAAATGCTTCGTATTTTAAAGATACTGGTATGCTTGATTTCCAACTTCGTGCATTTGCCTTGGCTGATATATTTGATGTCAACACAACCACAAATATGTACACAACCATGCATTTAACTATCACGTATGTTGACGAGGTTTTAGTTAGCAAATACCTTCGTCTATGTGATTTTGTGGATGTCAATCATATGACATCTTACTATGTTCCATCGGGCGTTTTCAGTGGCATCGATCATTTGTTCACTCGTGGTGGAACCGCAACGCAAACTATAACCACGCTCATTGAACTTAACGGAACGAAGACATCGACTTCCATagttgaaaaatcaacagTTGCAAAAGTCACTGATAGCCTAGTCAATAAAACGGCCGATGATACGGATATTCTCCCGGTGGGTATTCAGAAAAGGCTTTATGATCAGAGTTTTGGAACATCACGTGTCAATTCATCAGGAATATATTCTCAACCATGGAATCCCTCGTTTATCACGAAATTTTTGGAACCATCCGAGATACCTACGTCTAGATTTGGAAATGCAAAATATCGTACAACATATcataaaaaagagaatagtCTGGAGGCTGTTCAGGCATTTACTTTTCCCGATTCCATTCGTACCGTTGAGGTGGTAGAATCGACAACGGTAACACCTTACGCCCAAATTCCAACACAGAGTGCGGCATCTGCCTATAACAGCacttcaacttcttgtcCAATATTTAAAGATAACGAGATCACAATATCGATTTCAGAGCATGTTGGACATCGATCTGCAATGGgttcttttgaaattattgttgaaattattgATCCGGATGCAGAGCACGAGACCATCGGTTGTACttcatcatttatttcGATTGTTCAGGAAAAAACGCTTTCAGATGGTCTTACGATCTTTTTTGCAGTTCTTTTGgcattcatttttatcaGCAATATTACaaacatatttttatctccGTATCAGGATTCGGAGGATGTTTATCTTATGCCTGCTGCCATGATTTGCAACGCTCCGTTGTTAAACCAAGTCACGCCATCTTTTGTTGACTTCTTCCGTTATTTGCagtttatattttttatggTTGCGTTGAATCTACACTATCCAGGATTTTTATCTCCATTAGTCGGATCATTTCGCTGGGTGGCTCTTCTTGGTGTGAAGAGTATTTCAAATGATTCAAGTGGCGATGTATATCAGACAATATACTCGGGAGGGTTAAAGTCACTTCTTGATGGATCTGGAACACATCCAATGTCAATTCAATGGGGTTGGCTTATTGGCgacttttttattttggtCGGATCTTACATAATCATCCACAATACACTTTTTGGGGTGATTTATCTTATTAAGAAATTAAAGCGAAAATCTGTCGGGGGGTATAGCAGACGACGCTTCATATATTATAATGTTGGTGTTCTTCTATCCTCATTTTTGACATTAGCCACGATACCATTGCTTTCGATTAGCCTTTACGTTGTTTCTACAGCACAGAGCAGCCCTTATGGAGGACCACGAATGGGGGATCATTTCTATACTTGGTGTGTTGCTACCGCATCAATCATATTGGCTTTATACATTATCGccgttttattttttggattgAGGTATGTTTACTTCAAAAGGAGTAGAAAAATACTTTATACCAAGTTGTCCGTGATGCTTTTATGGAATTGGATATACTCTGGGTTCAATGTTTCAAAGGTTTCATTTGTGCTAATTGACCAGATTGAGACTCTAGCGTTTGCTATTGCCATAGGGTGCTTGCAGGCAAGTGGCGTAGCGCAACTTTGCGTTATTATAATCTCAAAGTCAGCGTATCTCCTTTTACTCATAATATACAAGCCTTATTACTCGCAGACGAGAATGAACAGAGTAAAGATTGCTTGCTCTACAGCATCATTGGTGATCTGTTTCCTTCACATtcctttcattttctctttgaatAGAAGTGAATGTGTTCGCACCAGGTTTGTCTGGGCAATATCAATTATCCATTTGGTTGTTATTATTTGCTTGTTTGTTTTTCCTACTCTACACAACATATATCTTTGCTACAGACTTTATCGCAAATACCGCCTTGGTGATAAAGGAACAGATATTCCGGATTACAGAGAGAGGGGAGATCTGATTGAAATTCCATTCTACTCTGACAATTGCTCCTTATTTACAGCTGAAACATTTGCCGATTTGGCTACAATGCCACCTTTATCTCCTTCTGTTTCTCAACTGCTTCACGTCAATTCTAGTACCCAAGGTATTACTGAGAACAGAGATGATGAGGCTGAAATTGTGCTGGTATCCTCAACTCCATATCATCAAAGGACAACAAAAGATTGGACTGAGAGGGAAGTTGATTTTTACTATAATGCCCAGAGGGTTCTTGATCCAGATCCAGAAGTTCGTCAATTATGGGaggaaagaggaagaaaacTACAAGTTGCTAAGAATGCGATAGCCTCTAAGACCATGGAGAAGGTACAGACTCAAATGTCAAATATACGAATAGAAAATTTAGATGGAACCAACAACTTTTTGAAACGTGTCAGGCAATTTGGTTTTGGAAGCCTAATCTCCGGCCGTTTTAGGGTGAAAAGACAGCAGCCGAAATCATTTGAGGTTATAAGACCACATCAAAGAATTATTAAACATCAAGGAGGAGGTGTCCTAGGTTCGGATAACTCCGTGGAAAGTGCAACTATTATGAACACTTCAGATTGtgacgatgatgaaaaaaatgcaccGGAAAGCGATTTATCAGCAAACAAGCACAATAGCTTAGGGAGTACGGCAGCTGGCTCAATTTCAGACGAATCAATTCTTGTTACACCTATCTCTGCTACTAATAAATATAGATTAAGAGTTGTAAATAcagcttctttttcatcgaCGAACGATACGTCCGATTGTTAA
- a CDS encoding uncharacterized protein (BUSCO:EOG09261WJ8) yields the protein MSEFAKRTNEFVDWVHTNFQLISSKVKVVDLRSRSQGRGLTAVNDIAEGETLFEFTRDKVINVDSAALTQLNNGENESILIGLGQWEALILCLAYELMLGEKSKWYPYLKILPQEENQFTTLMFWKDEELEYLSPSCVLDRIGEDAVEQLYHKLVPQYCTKLHVPEMIKFLTLKKFRVIGSLLMSYSFDVDHAEVITEEEYENNSSNQDDKIEAAEVENRLGETKGGESGSDEQGEGNDSEEYDLTECIRNDTYLKSMVPLADTLNANTRLVNATLHYDHEKLAMKAIKNIKKGEQIYNTYGELPNSEILRKYGYIELPSSAAEFVDLPLDLIIDHYKIAFSKAFPNIKNAPAVVDRILDMIKNSDYLEETLVDSDGGIVIDKYEIYAKGELLPEFILMLLIFSTLLGSFKSDSKWFRRLVKHSEKREFDIFVNRTIVKCYQLLEERSIVTNSFMEDLKNIIIGAINRYPQNIRKGEFYFPESFTLKLSKQDIANIILSDEVTCLKDILNGSFPPVSDTTGKPKYTIIEDEKLLKNVLKRKLQEDERRSHKRRRA from the coding sequence ATGTCAGAGTTTGCGAAAAGGACAAATGAGTTTGTTGATTGGGTGCACACAAATTTTCAGCTGATATCTTCTAAGGTGAAAGTTGTAGATCTTCGATCTAGAAGTCAAGGACGAGGACTTACTGCAGTGAATGACATTGCAGAGGGAGAAACACTGTTCGAATTTACAAGGGATAAAGTAATTAATGTTGATTCGGCAGCGCTCACACAACTTAATaatggagaaaatgaaagcatTTTAATTGGTCTGGGTCAATGGGAAGCGCTCATCCTTTGTTTAGCATATGAACTAATGCTTGGAGAGAAATCAAAATGGTACCCCTACTTGAAGATACTTCCGCAAGAGGAGAATCAATTTACGACATTAATGTTCTGGAAGGATGAAGAACTTGAATATTTGAGTCCATCTTGTGTTTTAGATCGTATTGGAGAAGATGCTGTCGAACAACTATATCATAAACTGGTTCCTCAGTATTGCACTAAATTACACGTTCCAGAAATGATCAAATTTTTGACTCTCAAGAAATTCCGTGTCATTGGAAGTCTTCTAATGTCGTATTCGTTTGATGTGGACCATGCGGAGGTTATCACAGAGGAAGAATACGAGAATAATTCTTCTAATCAAGATGATAAAATTGAAGCTGCTGAAGTAGAAAACAGACTTGGTGAGACCAAGGGGGGAGAAAGTGGCAGTGATGAACAGGGTGAAGGGAATGATTCTGAAGAGTATGATCTGACCGAATGCATAAGGAATGATACATATCTGAAATCCATGGTGCCTCTAGCAGATACACTCAATGCAAATACTAGGCTAGTAAATGCTACCTTACATTACGATCATGAAAAACTTGCCATGAAAGCGATCAAGAATATAAAGAAAGGAGAACAAATTTATAATACCTATGGCGAGCTTCCAAATTCTGAAATTTTGAGAAAATACGGTTATATCGAGCTGCCATCATCCGCCGCTGAGTTTGTGGATTTACCATTGGACCTAATAATAGATCACTATAAGATAGCTTTTTCAAAGGCTTTTccaaatataaaaaatgcACCCGCTGTTGTTGATAGAATACTTGACATGATTAAGAATTCGGATTATCTTGAGGAAACGCTTGTAGATTCAGATGGAGGAATTGTGATCGATAAATATGAGATTTATGCAAAAGGTGAGCTTCTTCCtgaatttattttgatgCTACTAATTTTCTCCACCCTTCTTGGTAGTTTCAAAAGTGATTCGAAATGGTTTAGGAGGCTGGTAAAGCATTCCGAGAAAAGAGAATTTGACATTTTTGTTAATCGCACAATTGTGAAGTGCTACCAATTACTGGAGGAAAGATCAATTGTTACAAATTCATTTATGGaggatttgaaaaatattataatcGGTGCAATTAATCGGTATCCACAGAATATTCGTAAAGGggaattttattttcctgaATCGTTTACCTTGAAACTCTCTAAGCAGGATATTGCAAACATAATTTTGTCAGATGAGGTGACTTGTTTGAAGGACATTCTTAATGGTAGTTTTCCTCCTGTGAGTGATACCACGGGCAAACCGAAATACACAATCATTGAAGACGAAAAGTTACTTAAGAATGTcctgaaaagaaagttacaagaagatgaaaggCGTTCacacaaaagaagaagggcATAA